The Formosa sp. Hel1_33_131 genome window below encodes:
- a CDS encoding dimethylarginine dimethylaminohydrolase family protein encodes MLKLHVNNEYARLKAVLFGTAQNNGSTPSAESCYDPNSLSHVLAGTYPTEVDMQNEMSAVLAVFQKYDVEVFRPNTIENCNQIFARDIAFVIDTKFIKSNILPDRAEEYKALETLLEKINPEDIIELPEDCHVEGGDVIISNDYIFIGVYSGLDYPDHITARTNLQAAEAIQKLFPLKTVKTFELRKSNSNPLENALHLDCCFQPLGHGKALIHDQGFLNKTDYEWLLNFFGKDNVFVATQEEMSQMNCNVFSISEDVVISEQNFTRLNTWLVAQGFTVEEVPYAEISKQGGLLRCSTLPLNRN; translated from the coding sequence ATGCTGAAACTTCATGTAAATAACGAGTATGCACGTTTGAAAGCGGTTCTTTTTGGAACGGCACAAAACAATGGCTCTACACCCTCTGCTGAAAGTTGTTACGATCCCAACAGCTTATCACACGTCTTAGCAGGAACCTATCCAACTGAAGTAGATATGCAAAATGAAATGTCGGCCGTACTAGCCGTATTTCAAAAATATGATGTTGAAGTTTTTCGCCCAAACACCATCGAAAATTGCAATCAAATATTTGCGCGTGATATTGCCTTTGTCATCGATACGAAATTTATTAAATCCAATATACTTCCCGATCGTGCCGAAGAGTACAAAGCATTAGAAACGCTTTTAGAAAAAATCAATCCAGAGGATATCATAGAACTTCCAGAAGACTGCCATGTTGAAGGTGGTGATGTTATTATATCAAATGATTATATTTTTATTGGAGTCTATTCTGGACTCGATTATCCAGACCATATTACAGCCCGAACCAACCTTCAGGCAGCGGAAGCAATTCAAAAATTATTCCCACTAAAAACGGTTAAAACGTTTGAGCTTCGCAAATCAAATTCAAACCCGCTTGAAAACGCACTCCATTTAGATTGTTGTTTTCAGCCTTTAGGACACGGAAAAGCACTGATTCATGATCAAGGGTTTTTAAATAAAACAGACTACGAGTGGCTCCTTAATTTTTTCGGAAAAGACAATGTTTTTGTAGCAACTCAAGAGGAAATGTCTCAAATGAATTGCAACGTATTTTCTATATCCGAGGATGTTGTGATATCCGAACAAAATTTCACACGCTTAAATACTTGGCTTGTTGCTCAAGGATTTACAGTTGAAGAAGTGCCTTATGCCGAAATATCAAAACAAGGAGGTTTACTCCGTTGTTCAACCCTTCCTTTAAACAGAAACTAA
- the argS gene encoding arginine--tRNA ligase, which yields MTLQESLSQHIKQAFVTLYNTSLETVEFQATRKDFEGDMTVVTFSMLRTIKMNPAELGENLGTYLCEHVDEVVRYNVVKGFLNLVLSDAYFMSFFQTVHANPTFGFVTPSTDQAMMVEYSSPNTNKPLHLGHVRNNLLGYSVAEILKASGKKVYKTQIINDRGIHICKSMVAWQRYGNNETPESTGLKGDKLVGNYYVKFDQVYKEEIKDLEVKGLSVDDAKAQAPILLEAKEMLLKWEAGDTAVVSLWEQMNAWVYAGFEVTYKSLGVNFDSYYYESQTYLLGKSFIKGGLQNGVFIKKEDGSVWCDLTPDGLDEKIVLRADGTAVYMTQDIGTAIQRLKDFPDVGGMVYTVGNEQDYHFKVLFLILKKLGFDWAKNLTHLSYGMVDLPSGKMKSREGTVVDADDLIVEMASTAKDISQELGKLEGYSDSEKAETYGTIGLGALKYFILKVDPKKRILFDPQASVDFQGNTGPFIQYTYARIQAILRKSPVETEGATSLEYALHDKEKSLLKQLQLFPEVIQQAAANYSPALVANYAYDLVKEFNSFYQNVSILGAESTAEIRFRVQLSQAVATTIKNAFSLLGIQVPERM from the coding sequence ATGACACTTCAGGAATCCTTATCACAACATATAAAGCAAGCGTTTGTAACGCTCTACAATACCTCATTAGAAACGGTTGAATTTCAGGCAACTCGTAAAGATTTTGAGGGCGATATGACCGTCGTTACCTTTTCTATGCTTCGGACCATAAAAATGAACCCTGCCGAATTGGGAGAAAATTTAGGGACGTATCTGTGTGAACATGTCGATGAAGTGGTACGTTATAATGTGGTCAAAGGATTTTTAAATCTAGTACTTTCGGATGCCTATTTTATGTCGTTCTTTCAAACCGTACATGCGAATCCTACCTTTGGTTTTGTAACCCCTTCAACAGATCAGGCAATGATGGTTGAATATTCATCTCCAAACACCAATAAGCCCCTCCATTTAGGACACGTTAGAAACAATCTTTTAGGGTATAGTGTAGCCGAAATTTTGAAAGCGTCAGGCAAAAAGGTATATAAAACTCAAATCATCAACGACCGTGGTATTCATATTTGTAAAAGTATGGTGGCATGGCAGCGGTATGGCAATAATGAAACTCCAGAATCTACAGGATTGAAAGGGGACAAACTAGTCGGAAATTACTATGTAAAATTTGATCAAGTTTATAAAGAAGAAATTAAAGATTTAGAAGTAAAAGGACTTTCTGTTGACGACGCAAAAGCACAAGCCCCTATCTTATTAGAAGCAAAAGAAATGCTTTTAAAGTGGGAAGCCGGCGATACCGCTGTCGTATCACTTTGGGAACAAATGAATGCATGGGTCTATGCTGGATTTGAAGTCACTTATAAATCACTAGGTGTCAATTTTGATAGCTATTATTACGAGAGTCAAACCTATTTATTAGGAAAATCATTTATAAAGGGAGGACTTCAAAATGGTGTCTTTATTAAAAAAGAAGACGGTTCTGTTTGGTGTGATTTAACACCCGACGGATTGGACGAAAAAATAGTTTTAAGAGCCGATGGAACTGCGGTCTATATGACCCAAGATATCGGAACAGCAATCCAACGATTGAAAGATTTCCCGGATGTTGGAGGAATGGTTTACACTGTAGGGAATGAACAAGATTATCATTTTAAAGTCTTGTTTTTAATCTTAAAAAAATTAGGATTTGACTGGGCTAAAAACCTCACACATCTAAGCTATGGCATGGTTGATTTGCCAAGCGGTAAGATGAAAAGTCGTGAAGGTACTGTAGTGGATGCAGACGATCTAATCGTTGAAATGGCTTCTACCGCCAAAGATATTTCGCAAGAATTAGGAAAACTAGAAGGCTATTCAGACAGTGAAAAAGCCGAAACCTATGGAACGATTGGCTTGGGTGCGCTGAAGTATTTTATTTTGAAAGTTGATCCAAAAAAACGCATTTTATTCGACCCCCAAGCCTCGGTAGATTTTCAAGGGAATACAGGGCCGTTTATACAATATACCTATGCGCGAATTCAAGCCATTCTAAGAAAATCACCTGTAGAAACAGAGGGCGCGACTTCTTTAGAGTATGCGTTGCATGATAAAGAAAAATCACTTCTCAAGCAATTACAACTTTTTCCAGAAGTGATCCAGCAAGCAGCTGCTAATTACAGTCCTGCTTTAGTGGCGAATTACGCTTATGATTTGGTAAAAGAATTCAATTCTTTTTATCAAAATGTATCTATTTTGGGTGCCGAGAGTACTGCTGAAATTAGATTTAGAGTACAGCTTTCACAAGCCGTTGCTACGACCATCAAAAATGCGTTTAGTTTGTTGGGAATTCAAGTTCCGGAGCGTATGTAA
- the ctlX gene encoding citrulline utilization hydrolase CtlX — MSQITNTVLMIRPVQFRMNEQTAVNNFYQKSLGNTLPETVNTKAAKEFDSMVKKLKKAGINVIVVDDTKDFDTPDSIFPNNWISFHENGTIGLYPMFAENRRLERKDSILEAVETEGFKIETVVDYTEAEADGFYLEGTGSILLDRVNSKAYCAISARADEELFIEFCEDFEYTPVVFSAYQTVNDKRELIYHTNVMMCLGNTFAVVCLASIDDKKERKNLLKHLHEDGKKVIEISEDQVNNFAGNMLQLKDADDASYLVMSQSAFDSLRPAQVQLLEAHATIISSSLETIEACGGGSARCMMAEVFLPKTASN, encoded by the coding sequence ATGTCACAAATTACCAATACAGTTCTAATGATTCGCCCTGTCCAATTTCGTATGAACGAACAAACAGCCGTGAACAATTTCTATCAAAAATCCTTAGGAAACACCCTTCCTGAAACAGTCAACACAAAGGCTGCGAAAGAGTTTGATAGCATGGTTAAAAAACTTAAAAAAGCAGGTATCAATGTGATTGTTGTTGACGACACTAAAGACTTTGACACGCCCGATTCAATTTTTCCAAACAACTGGATTTCATTTCACGAAAATGGCACCATCGGATTGTATCCTATGTTTGCCGAAAACCGACGTCTGGAACGTAAGGACTCGATTTTAGAAGCTGTAGAAACTGAAGGTTTCAAGATTGAAACGGTTGTGGATTACACAGAAGCAGAAGCGGATGGTTTTTATTTAGAAGGCACCGGCAGTATTCTGTTGGATCGTGTGAATAGCAAAGCCTATTGTGCAATCTCAGCAAGAGCGGATGAAGAATTGTTTATCGAGTTTTGTGAAGATTTTGAATACACTCCCGTAGTATTTTCAGCCTATCAAACGGTCAATGACAAACGCGAACTCATCTACCATACCAACGTGATGATGTGTTTAGGAAACACCTTTGCAGTGGTTTGTTTGGCAAGTATTGATGATAAAAAAGAACGTAAGAACCTTCTTAAACACCTTCATGAAGATGGAAAGAAAGTCATTGAAATATCTGAGGACCAAGTCAATAATTTTGCAGGGAACATGCTGCAGCTCAAGGATGCCGATGACGCTAGCTATTTGGTAATGAGTCAGTCAGCTTTTGATTCGTTACGACCCGCTCAAGTTCAGTTGTTAGAAGCCCATGCAACCATTATATCAAGTTCTTTAGAGACGATAGAAGCTTGTGGTGGTGGCAGCGCACGTTGCATGATGGCTGAAGTGTTTTTGCCTAAAACAGCGTCAAATTAG
- a CDS encoding citrate synthase: MSNKAILEINGEKHELPTFTGSENEVAIDISSLRAVTKGVTTIDPGFKNTGSCVSEITFLDGEKGILRYRGYSIEELAEKADFLEVAYLLIFGELPTKEALDKFHADIKSESIVDDDIRKIIDAFPKSAHPMGVLSSLTSALTAFNPSSVNVDSEKDMYNSVVRILGKFPVLVAWAMRKKQGLPLDYGDNSLGYVENVLKMMFKQPNEEYVQNEVLVNALNKLLILHADHEQNCSTSTVRIVGSSHAGLFASISAGISALWGPLHGGANQAVLEMLEAIKEDGGDTKKYMAKAKDKSDPFRLMGFGHRVYKNFDPRAKIIKVTADEVLNDLGVEDPILDIAKGLEQEALTDAYFIDRKLYPNVDFYSGIIYRAMGIPVEMFTVMFALGRLPGWIGQWREMRLRKEPIGRPRQIYTGSTLRPFKSVAKK; this comes from the coding sequence ATGTCAAATAAAGCAATTTTAGAAATCAACGGTGAAAAACATGAGCTCCCCACATTTACGGGCTCTGAAAATGAAGTCGCTATTGATATCAGCTCCTTGAGAGCAGTCACCAAAGGAGTTACAACCATCGATCCAGGTTTTAAAAACACGGGTTCTTGTGTGAGTGAAATCACATTTTTGGATGGTGAAAAAGGAATCCTTAGATACAGAGGCTATTCCATTGAAGAATTAGCTGAAAAAGCTGATTTTTTAGAAGTTGCCTATTTATTGATTTTTGGCGAATTACCGACCAAAGAAGCCTTAGATAAATTTCATGCAGACATTAAATCGGAATCCATTGTAGATGACGATATCAGAAAAATAATAGATGCATTTCCAAAATCTGCACACCCAATGGGAGTCTTGTCGTCATTAACAAGTGCACTGACAGCTTTTAATCCTTCATCCGTCAATGTAGATTCTGAAAAGGACATGTACAATTCTGTGGTACGTATCTTAGGGAAGTTTCCTGTTTTAGTGGCTTGGGCCATGCGTAAAAAACAAGGGCTGCCATTAGATTACGGAGACAACTCTTTAGGCTATGTAGAAAACGTCCTGAAAATGATGTTCAAGCAACCGAATGAAGAATACGTCCAAAACGAAGTCTTGGTCAATGCCTTAAATAAACTACTCATCCTTCATGCCGATCATGAGCAAAACTGTTCGACCTCTACCGTTCGAATCGTTGGATCTTCGCATGCAGGTTTATTTGCCTCTATCTCAGCAGGAATTTCGGCGCTTTGGGGCCCTCTTCACGGAGGTGCTAATCAAGCCGTCTTAGAAATGTTGGAAGCCATTAAAGAAGATGGTGGAGATACTAAAAAATACATGGCAAAGGCCAAAGACAAAAGTGATCCTTTTAGATTGATGGGCTTTGGACATAGAGTCTATAAAAATTTCGATCCACGAGCTAAAATCATCAAAGTCACTGCCGACGAAGTCTTAAACGATTTAGGAGTCGAAGACCCTATTTTGGACATCGCCAAAGGACTGGAGCAAGAAGCATTAACTGATGCGTACTTTATTGATAGAAAATTATATCCAAACGTCGATTTTTACTCTGGAATCATCTATCGTGCGATGGGTATTCCCGTAGAAATGTTTACCGTGATGTTTGCCTTAGGACGCCTCCCAGGTTGGATTGGGCAATGGCGCGAAATGCGTTTGCGTAAAGAACCAATTGGTCGTCCACGTCAAATTTATACAGGTAGTACACTACGCCCGTTTAAGTCTGTAGCCAAAAAATAG
- a CDS encoding SprT-like domain-containing protein — translation MVHVLQNFIPQAAFDQVTQLLSHDNLVVKIKQERKTRHGDYRRLPNGKHQITINSNLNTYRFLITLIHEIAHFEAYKSYGKMIKPHGLEWKSVFQHLMLPFLRPEIFPMDVLPLLARHFKNPKASSDSDTVLALKLKQYDAPNGKTFIFEVPEGTTFRLYNGKLFQKGPKRRTRFECTELASGRLYVFNPNAEVELVNE, via the coding sequence ATGGTTCACGTTTTACAAAATTTTATTCCACAGGCTGCTTTTGACCAAGTAACACAGTTGTTGTCACACGATAACTTAGTGGTTAAAATTAAGCAAGAGCGCAAAACCCGTCATGGGGACTACCGACGTTTGCCCAATGGGAAACATCAAATCACCATCAATTCCAATTTGAATACCTATCGGTTTTTAATAACATTGATTCATGAAATCGCTCATTTTGAAGCGTACAAATCTTATGGTAAAATGATCAAGCCACATGGGCTCGAATGGAAATCGGTATTTCAACATTTAATGTTGCCTTTTTTAAGACCTGAGATTTTTCCAATGGATGTGTTACCGTTATTAGCAAGACATTTCAAAAACCCAAAAGCAAGTAGCGACTCGGATACTGTTTTAGCCTTGAAGCTCAAGCAATACGATGCCCCTAACGGAAAAACATTTATCTTTGAGGTGCCAGAAGGAACCACCTTTCGATTGTATAATGGTAAATTGTTCCAGAAAGGCCCTAAAAGAAGAACCCGTTTTGAATGTACAGAATTGGCCTCTGGTCGGTTGTATGTTTTTAACCCCAATGCAGAAGTTGAATTAGTAAATGAATAA
- a CDS encoding mannose-1-phosphate guanylyltransferase has translation MNKNYYAIIMAGGVGSRFWPVSKESFPKQFHDMLGTGQTLLQKTASRLEGLIPKENILILTNERYCDLVLEQLPQINKNQIIAEPAMRNTAPCILMASLKIHKQNPEAVMVVAPSDHWIEDESAFISNLQSAFDFSEKSDVLMTLGIQPTFANTGYGYIEYDKSNNNAEKKVLQFREKPNYETAKGFLEQGNFLWNGGIFIWSTASVLKAFETHQPKLYTLFADGLNDYNTDSEAAFVLENYKNAENISVDYAIMEPSENVYVIPATFDWNDLGTWGSLYDKISETPTENAVVNARLLAENSSGNMVKTDTNKIVVLEGLDDFIVVEEKEILLIFPKSKEQDIKQLRERVKQKFGDQHI, from the coding sequence ATGAATAAAAATTATTATGCAATTATAATGGCCGGCGGTGTTGGCTCTCGATTTTGGCCAGTGAGTAAGGAGTCGTTTCCAAAACAATTCCACGACATGCTTGGAACAGGTCAGACACTTTTACAGAAGACAGCCTCCCGTTTAGAAGGTTTGATTCCAAAAGAAAACATCCTTATTTTAACCAATGAACGCTATTGCGATTTGGTGCTTGAGCAATTGCCTCAAATTAATAAAAACCAAATAATTGCGGAGCCTGCCATGCGGAACACGGCTCCTTGTATTTTAATGGCATCGCTAAAAATTCACAAACAAAATCCAGAGGCTGTCATGGTTGTCGCACCGAGTGATCACTGGATTGAGGATGAATCGGCGTTTATTTCGAACCTTCAAAGTGCGTTTGATTTTTCTGAAAAATCAGATGTGTTGATGACTTTAGGAATCCAACCAACCTTTGCAAATACCGGTTATGGGTATATTGAATACGATAAATCAAACAACAACGCTGAAAAGAAAGTGCTTCAATTTCGAGAAAAACCAAATTACGAAACAGCCAAAGGCTTTTTGGAGCAAGGTAATTTTCTTTGGAATGGCGGAATTTTCATTTGGTCCACCGCCAGTGTGTTAAAAGCGTTTGAAACACATCAACCAAAATTATACACTCTTTTTGCAGATGGATTAAACGATTATAATACCGACTCCGAAGCCGCTTTTGTGTTGGAGAATTATAAGAATGCAGAAAACATTTCCGTGGATTATGCGATCATGGAACCCAGCGAAAATGTATATGTCATTCCTGCCACTTTTGATTGGAATGATTTAGGAACTTGGGGGAGTTTGTATGACAAGATATCTGAGACTCCAACCGAAAATGCGGTGGTCAATGCACGTTTATTGGCTGAGAATTCTTCAGGGAATATGGTTAAAACAGACACAAATAAAATAGTCGTGCTTGAAGGCTTAGATGATTTTATAGTAGTGGAAGAAAAAGAAATTTTACTTATCTTTCCGAAGAGTAAAGAACAAGACATTAAGCAATTACGCGAACGCGTGAAGCAAAAATTTGGAGACCAACACATTTAA